Within Cercospora beticola chromosome 6, complete sequence, the genomic segment TGAAATACGCTGCACCACACACATGGCTCTTTCCGTGGCTGCCCTACCTTCCGCCTTATCAACTCGACACTAAATCCGCTGGCAGCTTACTATCCAGCGTCAAAGACCGATTACGAAGGGTTCTGGACAATTGGGACATCGCGACCGTACTTCCTGGCCTCACTGACTTCCGCAATATTCTCCATTCTGAGCTCGATCATATTCTGGTCCGACATCTGCTTCCAAAGCTTGCTCGGCATTTGTCGCTCGAATTTGAAGTGGACCCCTCAGACCAAGATCTGACGCCCCTCGAGAACATCCTACGATGGCAACCGCATTTCAAAACGGAAGTCTTCGCGCGACTTCTCGTGGCAGAATTCTTCCCGAAATGGCTTTCAACTTTGCACCTGTGGCTAACCTCTGAAGGGGCCATAATCGGGGAAGTAGGTGAATGGCTGAGTTGGTGGAAGCAGCAAATTCCAGAGAAAATAAGCAAGCATCCTGATGTCGCGAAAGAATGGCAGAAAGGAGATGAAATGGTTAACAAGGCTCTCGACCTCATGGACGAAGGCGTTTCAGTCTCCGAGCTGGCTGCTCCCGCTGCTGGACCAGTCCGCCCGATTGCCAAAGAGGTcggcaagaagctcgaagcaCAAGCTGCCGCGACAACCCAACTGCCAGATAAACCCGTGCCGGactttagagatatagtgGAAGCTTGGTGTGCGGAAGAGGATCTCATGATGGTCCCGCTTCGCGAGGCACATCCTGAAAGTGGCGCACCGCTGTTCAGAATTACAGCTAGTGCTACCGGAAAGGGTGGCGTGGTTGTCTATCTTCAAGGCGATGTTATATGGGGACAAAAGAAGGGCGACAGGACTAAGTACGAGATACTGGGCATGGAGGAGAAACTGATTGAACGGGCCGAGGGGAAGTGAGCATGATGCGCAGCTACAGATCGCTCAGGCCCAGTATACCGCGCTCTGCAGTGCCACAATCCCCTCGCGCTATCCGCCGATGCCGCCATGCATTGAGTGGTCAACAGCAACTTCCCAACTGCGACCTTACGGAATCGGCGCAGTTGGGCCAAAGCTGAAAAGGTGAGCCTCACTGCTGCATACTAGCAGGACAGCTACTCAAGCTTGGCTTTGGCTAATCTGATCTTCGTGCAAACCAAGCAGCGCTCGCATAACGAGCTGTCCTCGACACAGGTTTGGGCTCGCATGAATGTACGAACGCAAAAAGAAGTCTATTCATTCCTAGCATCGACCGCGGCCTCATGGCAAGCACCCAGACCCAAATGCCTCCCACCCTCGTCCCCCCTTCAGATATGCTCCTCCAATCCTTTCCCAATGAACCCGCTAACGCTGGAAATCTTCAACGAAAGCGATTCACTCAAAACCCTCTCCGCTTCCCATCGCCACAGACAATTACCCTCAGCCTTCTCAAGCGCGGTAATGAGCGTATACAATTTCTTCCTGAGCTCCGAAGGTTGCAATGGGATCTTTGCGCCTCTCGCGGAGAAATTGAAGAGTAATTCCACAGCGTACACGACTTGTAGCCCGAGAACGTAAAACTCAGACTGCGTTGTCCAGCCAAGGGCGCCATCTACATTGTTTTCTGAGTGAGCAGTGAGGGCAGTGAGTCCTTCATCGGCCCATGTGGCGAGTTTGGCGATGAGAGTTTTGTCGACTGCTTGTAGGGAGAGTTTTTGAAGGACTTGGGACCAGACACGGACTTCTTTCGCTTCATCGATGTAGAGGTTTTGCTTCTCTTCAGCAAAGAGTGCGGTGTCACTCTGCGTTGAAGCTTCGAGCTTTTGGGCGACGGAACGTGGAAGTGTATCTGCATCCGTGATGTCGAAAGCCCGACGGAATGCATGAGCAACGAAGCCTGGACTACCGGGCCAACTTCCAATGCAGAATGTCAGGAGTCTCTGGCTGGCCACTATCGGCTCCGAGGCAGGGGCGCGCGTTGATCCAGCAGCCAGTATCTGCGTGACGATCTCGCTGACTAGCAGGCGaatgtcttcgtcatcgtcattgaGTAGGTCGTAGACTGCGAGGCATAATTGGAGGAACGAGTCAGCGAGTTTGGGCTCGGTGCTGATAAATTGCCAGAGTTTTGTTACTTGTCGAAGTGCCTCTGCGGCAGCCTCCCGAGTGTAGATGCCGTGGCCGTTGATGGCAGCTACGCATGCATCCGCCCAACCCGAGATGTCTTGCACGAGGTCCTCGTCGAGCCCTTTCTGTCGCGCCATAAGACCGTCCATCTGATAGGTGTCAATTCGCAACATTTGGTCGGCGTAATGCTGATTCGGGTTCCTGTCCAAGAGGAAAGAATTTCGAGAAACACCCAACCTAACAGTGGTTTCAGCGTATTCAGCGAGATCGATCACTGTCTTTAGAGCGACACACCGCAGGTCCATATCCGAGCCACTGCTCATAATATAGGCACACACCTTGTTGACGAAGGCCGACATCGGAGTATTATTGCATACTCTGGCAGGATGCAGTGCCTGCAGGAAGTGTAGCACGGCACCTTGATCTCGCTGCAATAACTCTACGATCATCGTGTAGCATTGTGTCAGCGGTTCACCGTTGGTCTTCGTGTCCGCCATCAAATAGTGGGCGACGAGACGCGACCAGGCTTGGCGCAGAACGGCTAAGGCAGGATCGTCCAATGCACCAGTCAGGATGTGCCGCAATGTCTCGATTGCGCTCTTGTTGGTAGCACCAACAGCATCGAGCGCCACGATCAAAGAAGAATGGTCGTGCTCTTGCCGCGTTGTGGCGTTGATACTGACCAGCAAGTCGGAGCATGCACGGACAACATCTAAGCTCGCCGCTTTGGTGACGGGACTTTTCGCAAGAGAGTAAATCCGGCCAATGGAGGTTGCAAGGCATGAGCAGTCGTAAAACGCGGTTGAAGTATcaacctctcctcctcctggcCTCACGATCGCGGACGCTGTGCGGAGGACTGTGTACTTGGTAACCAGCTGCAGGCCATGACTTCTGTTCTCTTGCAGGTTTCCCTCCGAGAGAACTTCGTCGAGATGTAAAACCAGATCACTCAGTGTCGTAAGAGATGCTAGCGTGCGAGCTGCTTTGTCTCTGACATGCCACGAGGGGCTTGCTGTGAGCGCCTCTACGGCATCGCAGGTTTCCAAGAGTCGATCGGCAGGGATGCGTGTCAGCTGTAGGAGCTGTAGTGCAGGAAACACGCCTTCGAATCGCGTTGTAGTACCGTCGGCTGGTGCTTTGAGAAGCGACAGAACGACGTCGAGTAGGTGCGGGTAGGCTTCGGTTGAAATTCGCTTCTGCGTGGTTACATCGTCGTCAAAGTGTGCTTCGCTCGTCCCCAGCAATCGGTCGATGACAGCGCGGAACAGCATCAACCCACAGTTGCGAATAGCCCACGCATCCGAGCGCAAAGCATCGGCAGATAGGTGGAGCGCCTTGGCAAGGAAAGGCTCAGACTGCTCGGCAAGTCGGGAGTTCTTGAGGATATCTTTGAAGCAGTTCATCGCGTGCACCTGCGCCAGGCTGCCCTCTTCAGCTGATGCGGCATCTACTTCCAGACGCGCAATAGTTTCCAGATCTGCCACGGCGCGGGCAATTAGCTTGCCTGATCTATCGGCTCCTAATATGCCACAGAGCAGCGACGGCAGTCCAGCAGAACGGCGCGTATTTATCGTAACGTTGGAGTGAAGCATCCTGAGAACATCAGAGTACCAGATATCCAGCTGGGCGCGATCTGTTACTGTACTATCCTTTGCCCGGTTGCAGCAAGCTACCCAGGTCTGGGCGACTGTTGAGAATGCTCCCCGATGCCTGAGTTCTGCCAATTGAGTGAAGCATAGTGTGCTCCACTTTGCCACTCTTTCGACTCGATCAGCAGCTTCCGACTCCGACGATATCAGAACACCAAGTAACAAGCTGCTCTCTTTGAGCGCTCGCCAACAATAGCTTAAAGTCTCCTTGGTATCGTTGGAAGTATTTTCCAGCTCTTCTGGTAGATAGCCTTCCGGAGCATCGTCACATAAGATGGGCTTGACGAGCTCCCAAATATGCTGCAGGTGACAGAAGATTCTGCTGGGAATGACATCCTGTGTGTGATCACGAATGTATTTTTGACGCTGGAGTAGCACATAACGCAGACTTGTCAGGAGTCCGTGTAGAGGATAACGCGCAACCGCCTCCGACAGACCAGCTTGAGCAATACCGATGAATTGTTCAAGCTTCGCGATAAGTCCGTCCGATAATAAACTTTCCTCGGCATATTGCCAAGTATTCTCAGGCTTGTCGCCAACAATGCTAGACTGATACCAAAGCGAGTAGAGGTACGCTACCCCGTCTGCATGATCAGCTCGACCAGTCTGGTACATGATCTTCTCTGCGCGGTCGAGTGTTCGCATGTACTGATCTGTTGTTTCAGTCGACGTGGGTATTGGATTTGTGACTGTCAGTTGCGCGCTCGGTCCGGATTTCGAACTCTGCACCGAGCAATACAGTCTAAGTACTTCGAACGCAGAATGCCGGACGTCCTCGAAAGGGTCTAGAAGGATATCAAGAAGCAGACGTCGGATTTCAGGGCCCACGAAAGACATCTTGAACGGCCACTTGATCTGACCTTGCGCTGATTTGGACCAAAAC encodes:
- a CDS encoding uncharacterized protein (BUSCO:EOG09260OZU); this encodes MDDVLFTSGYPILGIAHRVAAWNTLCSLIDQSSQSDIHLVKNVVWDQDVWKRAFELYLNHAHNARPKSSRQLLVTLTNALQKQTGVGRTQSIGIASQTLAASLIDYEDAPKAKAAIQLLTNLLAKRILQVAELPSAFTLQRPGIRIVGDRLNASDLLEVLFRWLRNGDFGSTIASGIAAVLDKLDEQNATDTPSGSSVTDARVWRTPLESVYIQGNVNVDDLRAHILPMLFKRKDTEFASFLQYHGIEAGRAPSAAPSGSDPYAGLLYAALQTGKSFGLLVEHDGNTVIALEGTIGIPMSFISRLLFASDRSARLTGLSMLLTSPSASKPLTASALNLVKRALATFFADVDADFRSEVFGAVQRHVDRLRAVTAALDRATSHGKGTTSSTETPQEAVRRHHDLLKWFQRFLAQELRPTASYQRHISALRCLSILSRSGLDHEVASEFWSKSAQGQIKWPFKMSFVGPEIRRLLLDILLDPFEDVRHSAFEVLRLYCSVQSSKSGPSAQLTVTNPIPTSTETTDQYMRTLDRAEKIMYQTGRADHADGVAYLYSLWYQSSIVGDKPENTWQYAEESLLSDGLIAKLEQFIGIAQAGLSEAVARYPLHGLLTSLRYVLLQRQKYIRDHTQDVIPSRIFCHLQHIWELVKPILCDDAPEGYLPEELENTSNDTKETLSYCWRALKESSLLLGVLISSESEAADRVERVAKWSTLCFTQLAELRHRGAFSTVAQTWVACCNRAKDSTVTDRAQLDIWYSDVLRMLHSNVTINTRRSAGLPSLLCGILGADRSGKLIARAVADLETIARLEVDAASAEEGSLAQVHAMNCFKDILKNSRLAEQSEPFLAKALHLSADALRSDAWAIRNCGLMLFRAVIDRLLGTSEAHFDDDVTTQKRISTEAYPHLLDVVLSLLKAPADGTTTRFEGVFPALQLLQLTRIPADRLLETCDAVEALTASPSWHVRDKAARTLASLTTLSDLVLHLDEVLSEGNLQENRSHGLQLVTKYTVLRTASAIVRPGGGEVDTSTAFYDCSCLATSIGRIYSLAKSPVTKAASLDVVRACSDLLVSINATTRQEHDHSSLIVALDAVGATNKSAIETLRHILTGALDDPALAVLRQAWSRLVAHYLMADTKTNGEPLTQCYTMIVELLQRDQGAVLHFLQALHPARVCNNTPMSAFVNKVCAYIMSSGSDMDLRCVALKTVIDLAEYAETTVRLGVSRNSFLLDRNPNQHYADQMLRIDTYQMDGLMARQKGLDEDLVQDISGWADACVAAINGHGIYTREAAAEALRQVTKLWQFISTEPKLADSFLQLCLAVYDLLNDDDEDIRLLVSEIVTQILAAGSTRAPASEPIVASQRLLTFCIGSWPGSPGFVAHAFRRAFDITDADTLPRSVAQKLEASTQSDTALFAEEKQNLYIDEAKEVRVWSQVLQKLSLQAVDKTLIAKLATWADEGLTALTAHSENNVDGALGWTTQSEFYVLGLQVVYAVELLFNFSARGAKIPLQPSELRKKLYTLITALEKAEGNCLWRWEAERVLSESLSLKISSVSGFIGKGLEEHI